The Nocardioides sp. S-1144 genome includes a region encoding these proteins:
- a CDS encoding glycosyltransferase family 4 protein: protein MRARVAFVCQWYPPEPAEIPAGIVAALGDQGLDVEVLTGIPNYPSGKVHEGYRAGSRSTEEHAGVAVHRTPLHPSHDSSARGRLMNYASWALSSAALGQRLLRRSDVALVYSSPATAALPAMVSRLVWGKPYVLLVQDVWPDSIFASGFLTGRASRLVERAVDVFVRRAYAMASHVAVISPGMIDLLSSRGVPAEKLSLVYNWLPDAELAVTDDDDTVEGVRARLGIPAAESVFLYAGNHGKAQALEPLVDAFVEPVTEPSHLVLVGSGVSKADLVARASGSDRVHFLDAVPRAEAARLTASADFHVVSLADEPLFAVTMPSKVQSGLAAGRPMLVVSRGDSAELVSTGGAGRGAQPGSATAIAAAVVDLAARGPQAREDMGRRGRELYGRLMAREVGAARLAELLRSAAGDSRRRGPFRSTTPTTQRRETQ from the coding sequence ATGAGGGCTCGAGTCGCCTTCGTCTGTCAGTGGTACCCGCCCGAGCCGGCAGAGATCCCGGCCGGCATCGTCGCCGCCCTGGGTGACCAGGGACTGGACGTCGAGGTGCTGACCGGCATCCCCAACTACCCGTCCGGCAAGGTCCACGAGGGCTACCGCGCCGGATCTCGCTCGACCGAGGAGCACGCCGGTGTGGCCGTCCACCGCACCCCGCTCCACCCGAGTCACGACTCGAGCGCCCGGGGACGGCTGATGAACTACGCGTCGTGGGCGCTGAGCAGCGCCGCGCTCGGCCAGCGGTTGCTGCGCCGCAGCGACGTGGCCCTGGTCTACTCGTCGCCGGCCACCGCGGCCCTGCCGGCGATGGTGAGCAGACTGGTGTGGGGCAAGCCCTACGTCCTGCTGGTCCAGGACGTGTGGCCGGACTCCATCTTCGCCTCCGGCTTCCTGACGGGGCGTGCCTCCCGCCTCGTCGAGCGAGCCGTCGACGTGTTCGTGCGGCGCGCCTACGCCATGGCGTCGCACGTCGCCGTCATCTCCCCCGGCATGATCGACCTGCTCAGCTCGCGCGGCGTGCCGGCGGAGAAGCTGTCCCTGGTCTACAACTGGCTCCCCGACGCCGAGCTCGCCGTCACCGACGACGACGACACTGTGGAAGGTGTTCGCGCTCGCCTCGGCATCCCCGCGGCCGAGTCCGTCTTCCTGTACGCGGGCAACCACGGCAAGGCACAGGCCCTCGAACCGCTGGTCGACGCCTTCGTCGAACCGGTGACGGAGCCCTCGCACCTCGTGCTCGTCGGTTCCGGGGTGTCGAAGGCCGACCTGGTCGCTCGCGCGTCCGGGTCAGACCGGGTGCACTTCCTGGACGCCGTGCCCCGCGCGGAGGCCGCACGGCTGACGGCGTCCGCGGACTTCCACGTGGTCTCGCTGGCCGACGAACCGTTGTTCGCCGTCACGATGCCGAGCAAGGTCCAGTCGGGGCTGGCGGCCGGGCGGCCCATGCTGGTCGTGTCGCGCGGCGACAGTGCCGAGCTGGTGTCCACCGGCGGAGCCGGCCGCGGCGCCCAGCCCGGCAGTGCGACCGCGATCGCCGCGGCCGTGGTCGACCTCGCGGCTCGAGGTCCGCAGGCACGAGAAGACATGGGCCGCAGGGGCAGGGAGCTCTACGGCCGGCTGATGGCGCGCGAGGTCGGTGCCGCACGTCTCGCGGAGCTGCTCCGGTCGGCAGCCGGGGACTCCCGACGTCGCGGACCCTTCCGCAGCACCACACCGACCACCCAGAGGAGAGAAACGCAGTGA
- a CDS encoding carboxypeptidase-like regulatory domain-containing protein has product MLLDPTRLPRAPRPLLAALVAGLLLLGLAGPTPRADASAPARPSAAAAVTGRVVSFDGAAVAGATVRLRAVARTGLGPVVATATTNGRGQFSLPGGSSSTPYYVELVAGSHQRGWVGQDPKAFQTALTWADTYAGGAALGTVVAVPAFVRGVVVDSQTKLGVRGVKVTFTPLGEAPLSATTQRDGSFRITGITGGEDGAMKFAGAAVGYENGVWGCANAVVPPALECQPQIGVMPGRIRIDKLP; this is encoded by the coding sequence ATGCTCCTGGACCCGACGCGCCTCCCGCGCGCCCCGCGCCCGCTCCTCGCCGCGCTCGTCGCGGGCCTGCTCCTCCTCGGCCTGGCCGGCCCGACCCCGCGCGCCGACGCGTCCGCTCCGGCGCGTCCGTCAGCGGCCGCCGCGGTCACCGGGCGGGTCGTCTCCTTCGACGGCGCCGCCGTGGCCGGCGCGACCGTCCGCCTTCGGGCCGTCGCCCGGACCGGGCTGGGCCCGGTCGTCGCCACGGCGACCACCAACGGGCGGGGCCAGTTCTCGCTGCCCGGCGGGTCGTCGAGCACCCCCTACTACGTGGAGCTGGTCGCCGGCTCCCACCAGCGGGGCTGGGTCGGCCAGGACCCGAAGGCGTTCCAGACCGCCCTCACGTGGGCCGACACCTACGCCGGGGGCGCCGCGCTCGGCACGGTCGTGGCCGTGCCGGCCTTCGTGCGGGGCGTCGTCGTCGACTCGCAGACCAAGCTCGGCGTCCGGGGCGTCAAGGTCACCTTCACGCCCCTCGGCGAGGCGCCGCTGAGCGCCACCACGCAGCGCGACGGCAGCTTCCGCATCACCGGGATCACCGGCGGTGAGGACGGCGCCATGAAGTTCGCCGGCGCCGCGGTCGGCTACGAGAACGGGGTGTGGGGCTGCGCGAACGCCGTCGTCCCGCCCGCGCTCGAGTGTCAGCCGCAGATCGGCGTCATGCCCGGCAGGATCCGCATCGACAAGCTCCCGTGA
- the wecB gene encoding non-hydrolyzing UDP-N-acetylglucosamine 2-epimerase, with translation MKVMTIVGTRPEIIRLACVIDRLDKTAGIEHVLVHTGQNYDYALNQVFFDDLGLRAPDHYLGVDTSSLGAVLGGVLIGTEKVLLEEKPDALLVLGDTNSCIATVMAKRMRIPTYHMEAGNRCFDENVPEETNRRLVDHVADFNLAYTEHARRNLLAEGLHPRRVLVTGSPMREVLDKFRPQIEASDALARLGLTRGDYFLVSAHREENVDLPERLQLLLDCLVAVRDQHGKRIVVSTHPRTRKRIEALDTDRDLTGIDFMEPFGFHDYNKLQLEAACVLSDSGTISEESSILGFPAITLRDSIERPEALDSGTIMMTGLRENDVLRAVGIAIHDGAITSSAPAGYEVGDVSNRVVRFIASTAARHHAWSGIRQ, from the coding sequence ATGAAGGTCATGACGATCGTCGGCACGCGACCCGAGATCATCCGACTCGCCTGCGTCATCGACCGCCTCGACAAGACGGCCGGCATCGAGCACGTGCTGGTCCACACCGGACAGAACTACGACTACGCCCTCAACCAGGTCTTCTTCGACGACCTCGGACTGCGAGCTCCGGACCACTACCTCGGCGTCGACACCAGCAGCCTCGGGGCCGTGCTGGGCGGTGTCCTGATCGGAACCGAGAAGGTGCTGCTCGAGGAGAAGCCGGACGCGCTGCTCGTCCTGGGCGACACCAACTCGTGCATCGCCACCGTGATGGCCAAGCGCATGCGCATCCCGACCTACCACATGGAGGCTGGCAACCGCTGCTTCGACGAGAACGTCCCCGAGGAAACGAACCGTCGCCTCGTGGACCACGTCGCTGACTTCAACCTTGCCTACACCGAGCACGCGCGTCGCAACCTGCTCGCGGAGGGCCTCCACCCCCGCCGGGTCCTCGTCACCGGGTCGCCGATGCGCGAGGTGCTCGACAAGTTCCGGCCCCAGATCGAGGCCTCCGACGCACTGGCGCGGCTCGGCCTCACCCGGGGCGACTACTTCCTGGTCAGCGCGCACCGCGAGGAGAACGTCGACCTGCCCGAGCGTCTGCAGCTGCTCCTGGACTGCCTCGTGGCGGTGCGGGACCAGCACGGCAAGCGCATCGTTGTCTCCACCCACCCGCGGACGCGCAAGCGGATCGAGGCGCTCGACACCGACCGGGACCTGACCGGGATCGACTTCATGGAGCCCTTCGGATTCCACGACTACAACAAGCTCCAGCTCGAGGCAGCCTGTGTCCTCTCGGACTCGGGCACCATCTCGGAGGAGTCGTCGATCCTGGGCTTCCCCGCGATCACCCTGCGCGACTCGATCGAGCGTCCGGAGGCTCTCGACAGCGGCACGATCATGATGACCGGACTTAGGGAGAACGACGTCCTCCGGGCCGTCGGCATCGCCATCCACGACGGAGCAATCACGTCGTCGGCCCCTGCTGGTTACGAGGTGGGCGACGTCAGCAACAGGGTGGTGCGCTTCATCGCCTCGACCGCCGCTCGACACCACGCGTGGTCGGGGATACGACAATGA
- a CDS encoding arsenate reductase/protein-tyrosine-phosphatase family protein, translated as MPADLTPSPGLVLYVTGPSPRGTVALARALEHRVRRQGTRVVTGLDGDDVRHHLSPGPDTDAGRELHLRRLGWVAAEIARHGGVVVLGPEAPPAATRQVRELVEGTGGTFVLLDVDTTGRSVDDALAEVVEVLAGAGHLDLRAPAPAEGTAPRPEPGAEPRPLEVLFVCTANICRSPYMELAARRMAGDGIRFTSAGTHGWVDHGVSPEMARPLTARGFDPSGFRSRRLTRRMVEDADLVLTAEASHRSFILDDSPAAFRKVVTLGQAGRAIGSLPGDLSPAQVLGALAEHRGPADPALDVADPYGRDADVADRAAERIDALLGVVLPALTP; from the coding sequence GTGCCGGCCGACCTCACCCCCTCGCCGGGGCTGGTGCTGTACGTGACCGGCCCGTCGCCGCGAGGGACGGTTGCCCTGGCCCGCGCCCTGGAGCACCGCGTCCGGCGCCAGGGCACGCGCGTCGTCACCGGTCTCGACGGCGACGACGTGCGCCACCACCTCTCCCCCGGCCCGGACACCGACGCCGGCCGGGAGCTGCACCTCCGCCGGCTCGGGTGGGTCGCGGCGGAGATCGCGCGGCACGGCGGTGTCGTCGTCCTCGGCCCGGAGGCTCCGCCGGCGGCGACCCGCCAGGTCCGCGAGCTGGTCGAGGGCACGGGCGGCACGTTCGTCCTGCTCGACGTCGACACCACCGGCCGCAGCGTCGACGACGCCCTGGCCGAGGTCGTCGAGGTCCTCGCCGGGGCCGGCCACCTCGACCTGCGCGCGCCCGCGCCCGCCGAGGGGACCGCACCCCGGCCCGAGCCGGGCGCGGAGCCGCGTCCGCTCGAGGTCCTCTTCGTGTGCACCGCCAACATCTGCCGCTCCCCCTACATGGAGCTCGCCGCGCGCCGGATGGCCGGGGACGGGATCCGCTTCACCAGTGCCGGCACCCACGGCTGGGTCGACCACGGGGTGAGCCCCGAGATGGCGCGCCCGCTCACCGCCCGCGGCTTCGACCCGAGCGGCTTCCGCAGCCGCCGGCTGACCCGCCGGATGGTCGAGGACGCCGACCTGGTGCTGACCGCCGAGGCCAGCCACCGCTCCTTCATCCTCGACGACTCCCCCGCGGCGTTCCGCAAGGTCGTCACGCTTGGCCAGGCCGGCCGGGCGATCGGCTCACTTCCCGGCGACCTGAGCCCCGCGCAGGTGCTGGGCGCGCTGGCCGAGCACCGCGGCCCCGCCGACCCTGCGCTCGACGTCGCCGACCCCTACGGGCGCGACGCCGACGTCGCCGACCGGGCGGCTGAGAGGATCGACGCGCTGCTGGGCGTCGTCCTGCCTGCCCTCACGCCCTGA
- a CDS encoding polysaccharide biosynthesis C-terminal domain-containing protein, whose amino-acid sequence MRVAITGGHGFLGWHTACRLRALHGVDAVRLGRAELDDPQALGDLLSDVDAVLHVAGVNRAGTDDEVERGNVALAETLAAALAAAGRPVGVVFANSVQAELDNPYGRGKARAAEILSGAVGATGGSFADILLPNLYGEHGRPGYNSFVATFAHEVAAGRTPHLSGDREIALLHAQDAAAALISAIGTDTRTVVGAESIGIGEVLALFQEFHDLYVPAAEVPDISTPMRRNLFNTYRAAAFPEMWPVSPQVHADNRGDLFETVRAHGGTGMAFMSTTHPGQKRGEHYHLHKVERFFVVKGEAEVQLRRLLHDDVVTFRLSGDTPSFVDMPTLWVHNIRNVGETELITMFWSDQLLDQANPDQFPEAIAQEALA is encoded by the coding sequence GTGAGGGTCGCGATCACCGGCGGCCACGGCTTCCTCGGGTGGCACACCGCCTGCCGGCTGCGGGCGCTGCACGGTGTCGACGCGGTTCGGCTGGGCCGCGCCGAGCTCGACGATCCGCAGGCACTCGGCGACCTGCTGTCCGACGTCGATGCCGTCCTCCACGTCGCCGGCGTCAACCGTGCCGGCACCGACGACGAGGTCGAGCGGGGCAACGTCGCTCTCGCCGAGACCCTGGCCGCAGCCCTGGCGGCGGCGGGGCGCCCGGTCGGCGTCGTCTTCGCGAACTCGGTCCAGGCCGAGCTCGACAACCCGTACGGCCGTGGCAAGGCCCGCGCCGCAGAGATCCTCAGCGGCGCGGTCGGCGCCACCGGGGGCAGCTTCGCCGACATCCTGCTGCCCAACCTCTACGGGGAGCACGGACGCCCGGGTTACAACTCGTTCGTCGCGACCTTCGCCCACGAGGTGGCCGCTGGACGGACGCCGCACCTCTCCGGCGACCGCGAGATCGCGCTCCTCCACGCCCAGGACGCGGCCGCAGCGCTCATCTCCGCAATCGGGACGGACACCCGAACGGTGGTCGGTGCCGAGTCGATCGGCATCGGCGAGGTCCTGGCACTCTTCCAGGAGTTCCACGACCTGTACGTTCCTGCGGCAGAGGTGCCCGACATCTCGACCCCGATGCGACGCAACCTGTTCAACACCTACCGCGCTGCGGCGTTCCCGGAGATGTGGCCGGTGTCGCCGCAGGTCCACGCGGACAACAGGGGCGACCTGTTCGAGACCGTTCGTGCTCACGGCGGCACCGGGATGGCGTTCATGTCAACCACGCACCCCGGCCAGAAGCGCGGCGAGCACTACCACCTCCACAAGGTCGAGCGCTTCTTCGTCGTGAAGGGTGAAGCAGAGGTCCAGCTGAGACGTCTCCTCCACGACGACGTGGTGACGTTCCGACTCAGCGGCGACACGCCGTCGTTCGTGGACATGCCCACCCTGTGGGTGCACAACATCCGCAATGTCGGCGAAACCGAGCTGATCACCATGTTCTGGTCGGACCAACTGCTCGACCAGGCCAACCCGGATCAGTTCCCCGAGGCGATCGCCCAGGAGGCACTCGCATGA
- a CDS encoding tyrosine-protein kinase domain-containing protein, whose translation MELRDYWRTLRRRWKMIVACVVLAVGAAGLLTWQTTPLYASSAQLFVSTAPSDAGEAYSGGLFATQRVTSYVDLVDTRKLSEQVATDLGGDLEPAELRAAVSAQVVPETVTLVVTAQDADAVVARDIAQAYAEALIDLIADIETPDGGGQAPIRASIVDNADTTSSPVSPNTPRNLGLALVLGLLVGVGLAVLRELLDTSLTSSDDIAAITDTPILGHINVDTVAIKKQPAQALSEASPWAESFRVLRTNMQYVEVDHDHRTFVVSSSLPAEGKSTTAVNLAITMAMAGQRVALVECDLRRPLIADRLGLDDAVGTTSVLIGRIELDDALQGYADTGLQVLTCGPRPPNPSELLQSHAMAGLISDLRDRFDVVLLDAPPLLPVTDAALLAAQSDGMLVVVRHGKTNQDQLRHALERVEAVDAKAVGVVVNLAPSKKSDRSYSYGYGYGYSYAPQADKKLAKARPAKRADADRGGHRRA comes from the coding sequence GTGGAGCTCCGGGACTACTGGCGGACGCTCCGTCGTCGCTGGAAGATGATCGTGGCGTGCGTGGTGCTCGCCGTCGGAGCGGCTGGTCTGCTCACCTGGCAGACGACGCCGCTCTACGCCTCGAGCGCGCAGCTGTTCGTCTCCACGGCGCCGTCCGACGCCGGTGAGGCCTACAGCGGAGGGCTCTTCGCCACCCAGCGGGTGACCTCCTACGTCGACCTCGTCGACACCCGCAAGCTGTCCGAGCAGGTCGCCACCGACCTCGGCGGCGACCTCGAGCCGGCCGAGCTGCGTGCCGCCGTCTCGGCGCAGGTCGTGCCCGAGACCGTGACCCTGGTCGTCACGGCCCAGGACGCCGACGCCGTGGTCGCGCGCGACATCGCCCAGGCCTACGCCGAGGCGCTCATCGACCTCATCGCCGACATCGAGACGCCCGACGGTGGTGGGCAGGCCCCGATCCGCGCCTCCATCGTCGACAACGCCGACACGACGAGCTCGCCGGTGAGCCCCAACACCCCGCGCAACCTCGGCCTCGCGCTGGTGCTCGGCCTGCTCGTCGGGGTCGGCCTCGCCGTGCTCCGCGAGCTCCTCGACACCTCGCTGACCTCCAGCGACGACATCGCCGCGATCACCGACACCCCGATCCTCGGGCACATCAACGTCGACACGGTCGCGATCAAGAAGCAGCCCGCGCAGGCCCTGTCCGAGGCCTCGCCGTGGGCGGAGTCGTTCCGCGTGCTGCGCACCAACATGCAGTACGTCGAGGTCGACCACGACCACCGCACCTTCGTGGTCTCCAGCTCGCTGCCCGCCGAGGGCAAGTCGACGACCGCGGTCAACCTCGCCATCACCATGGCGATGGCCGGCCAGCGGGTCGCCCTGGTCGAGTGCGACCTGCGCCGCCCCCTCATCGCCGACCGGCTCGGCCTCGACGACGCCGTCGGCACGACGTCGGTGCTGATCGGTCGCATCGAGCTCGACGACGCCCTCCAGGGCTACGCCGACACCGGCCTGCAGGTGCTCACCTGCGGCCCGCGGCCGCCCAACCCGTCCGAGCTGCTCCAGTCGCACGCGATGGCGGGCCTCATCAGCGACCTGCGCGACCGCTTCGACGTCGTCCTGCTCGACGCGCCGCCGCTGCTGCCGGTGACCGACGCCGCGCTGCTGGCCGCGCAGTCCGACGGGATGCTCGTCGTCGTCCGCCACGGCAAGACCAACCAGGACCAGCTGCGCCACGCCCTGGAGCGGGTCGAGGCCGTCGACGCCAAGGCCGTCGGCGTGGTGGTCAACCTGGCGCCGTCGAAGAAGTCGGACCGCTCCTACAGCTACGGCTACGGGTATGGCTACAGCTACGCCCCCCAGGCGGACAAGAAGCTCGCCAAGGCCCGCCCGGCGAAGCGAGCCGACGCCGACCGTGGTGGTCACCGCCGCGCCTGA
- a CDS encoding sugar transferase: MRAYDPVKRAVDVVVGGVALVLSLPLQVVVAVLVRLKLGSPVLFRQPRPGKDERVFELVKFRTMLETDSARGLVTDEQRMTPFGSFLRSTSLDELPTLWNVVRGDMSLVGPRPLLVRYLDRYTAEQRRRHDVRPGVTGLAQVSGRNALTWDAKFAKDVEYVDRRSLRLDASIIARTVAQVLRRDGISADGDVTMPEFMRSTND, translated from the coding sequence GTGAGGGCCTACGACCCGGTCAAACGGGCGGTCGACGTGGTCGTCGGCGGGGTGGCCCTGGTCCTCTCGCTGCCCCTGCAGGTCGTCGTCGCCGTCCTGGTCCGTCTCAAGCTGGGCTCGCCGGTGCTGTTCCGGCAGCCCCGGCCCGGCAAGGACGAGCGGGTCTTCGAGCTGGTGAAGTTCCGCACCATGCTCGAGACCGACAGCGCCCGCGGGCTGGTGACCGACGAGCAGCGGATGACGCCGTTCGGCTCGTTCCTGCGCTCGACCAGCCTCGACGAGCTGCCCACCCTGTGGAACGTGGTGCGGGGCGACATGAGCCTGGTCGGTCCTCGCCCCCTGCTGGTGCGCTACCTGGACCGGTACACCGCCGAGCAGCGGCGGCGCCACGACGTCCGCCCGGGGGTCACGGGCCTCGCCCAGGTGAGCGGACGGAACGCCCTGACGTGGGACGCCAAGTTCGCCAAGGACGTCGAGTACGTCGACCGCCGCAGCCTGCGCCTGGACGCCTCGATCATCGCCCGCACGGTGGCCCAGGTCCTCCGGCGCGACGGCATCAGCGCCGACGGCGACGTGACCATGCCCGAGTTCATGAGGAGCACCAATGACTGA
- a CDS encoding DegT/DnrJ/EryC1/StrS family aminotransferase: MTSQVDGPILLSTPDVGELEQQYVLRALQSGWVAPAGPDLTAFEDEVAARVGTAHAVGLSSGTAALHLALVSWGVGPGDVVPVSTFTFAATVNAIRYVGAEPHFVDCDEESGNMSPALLSRAVRTLQDAGRDVPAVIPVDMLGKCVDYAAITEVADAAGARLLCDSAESFGASYDGRPAGSFGDASVLSFNGNKIMTTSGGGMLLTDDQRLADHVRKLSTQAREPVAHYEHTEVGYNYRLSNILAALGRAQLERLDDMLKRRRGWRERYRRLLADQPGVRILGGADDAGDNCWLTAVVVDPDVSAWSAADLASALGEAGIECRPVWKPMHLQPVSAGLSGTLDGSSERIFERGLTLPAGSALTDAQFERIEATIRGVVVA; encoded by the coding sequence ATGACTTCGCAGGTGGACGGTCCCATTCTTCTCTCCACCCCTGACGTCGGCGAGCTCGAGCAGCAGTACGTGCTGCGGGCCCTCCAGTCCGGGTGGGTGGCCCCCGCCGGACCCGACCTCACCGCCTTCGAGGACGAGGTCGCCGCCCGCGTCGGCACCGCCCACGCCGTCGGGCTGTCCTCGGGCACCGCGGCCCTGCACCTGGCGCTGGTGTCGTGGGGCGTCGGCCCGGGCGACGTCGTGCCGGTGTCGACGTTCACCTTCGCCGCCACCGTCAACGCGATCCGCTACGTCGGCGCCGAGCCGCACTTCGTCGACTGCGACGAGGAGTCGGGCAACATGAGCCCGGCCCTGCTCTCCCGGGCCGTGCGGACCCTGCAGGACGCCGGGCGCGACGTCCCGGCCGTCATCCCGGTCGACATGCTCGGCAAGTGCGTCGACTACGCCGCCATCACCGAGGTCGCCGACGCCGCCGGCGCCCGACTGCTGTGCGACTCGGCGGAGTCGTTCGGCGCGTCGTACGACGGCCGGCCGGCCGGGTCGTTCGGGGACGCCTCGGTGCTGTCGTTCAACGGCAACAAGATCATGACGACCTCCGGTGGCGGCATGCTCCTCACCGACGACCAGCGCCTGGCCGACCACGTCCGCAAGCTGTCGACGCAGGCCCGCGAGCCGGTCGCGCACTACGAGCACACCGAGGTCGGCTACAACTACCGGCTCTCCAACATCCTCGCCGCCCTCGGCCGGGCCCAGCTCGAGCGCCTCGACGACATGCTGAAGCGGCGCCGCGGCTGGCGCGAGCGCTACCGGCGCCTCCTCGCCGACCAGCCGGGGGTCCGCATCCTCGGCGGTGCCGACGACGCCGGCGACAACTGCTGGCTCACTGCCGTCGTCGTCGACCCGGACGTGTCCGCGTGGAGCGCCGCCGACCTCGCCTCCGCCCTCGGCGAGGCCGGGATCGAGTGTCGCCCGGTGTGGAAGCCGATGCACCTGCAGCCGGTCTCGGCCGGGCTGTCCGGGACGCTCGACGGCTCCTCCGAGCGCATCTTCGAGCGCGGGCTCACCCTGCCGGCCGGCTCCGCGCTGACCGACGCGCAGTTCGAGCGCATCGAGGCCACGATCCGCGGGGTCGTGGTCGCGTGA
- a CDS encoding acetyltransferase, with translation MTEPIAVIGAGGFGREVLDVIDAINDAHRAPVWNVVGVVDDSPSEVNLEQLAKRRVRFLGSSDEFITSSSPVSYAVGIGSPSVRGRVSTRYDDAGFQAATLIHPSATRGYGVDIGPGSVVCAGVRLTTNIQIGRHVHLNLNVTVGHDTVIEDNVSLNPSVTISGDCTIKAGVLVGSGAVVLNQLTVGRGSVVGGAACVVRDVPGGVVVKGVPAR, from the coding sequence ATGACTGAGCCAATCGCCGTGATCGGCGCGGGTGGCTTCGGCCGCGAGGTTCTCGACGTCATCGACGCGATCAACGACGCGCACCGCGCGCCCGTCTGGAACGTGGTCGGAGTAGTCGACGACTCACCCTCGGAAGTGAATCTGGAGCAGCTGGCCAAGCGGCGCGTCCGGTTCCTCGGTAGCTCCGACGAATTCATCACGTCGTCGTCTCCGGTGAGCTACGCCGTGGGCATCGGGAGTCCAAGTGTGCGCGGGCGCGTATCCACGCGATACGACGATGCGGGTTTCCAAGCTGCCACGCTCATTCATCCTTCTGCGACGCGAGGCTACGGCGTCGACATCGGTCCGGGCAGCGTCGTGTGCGCCGGAGTGCGGTTGACGACGAACATCCAGATCGGTCGCCACGTTCACCTCAACCTCAACGTCACCGTCGGACACGACACGGTCATCGAGGACAACGTGAGCCTCAACCCTTCCGTAACGATCTCGGGCGACTGCACGATCAAGGCCGGCGTCCTCGTGGGTAGCGGAGCAGTTGTGCTCAACCAGCTCACCGTCGGACGCGGCTCCGTGGTCGGGGGCGCCGCCTGCGTTGTCAGGGACGTGCCGGGCGGCGTCGTCGTCAAGGGGGTTCCTGCTCGATGA
- a CDS encoding polysaccharide biosynthesis protein has translation MTSSQGPVLVTGGTGSFGSTMVRRLLDTDIEEVRILSRDESKQDTMRRELADGRVKFHVGDVRDPRSVEDAVNGVRHIFHAAALKQVPSCEFFPQQAVFTNVNGSDNVIRAAERAGVESVVCLSTDKAVYPINAMGISKAMMEKVAQAHARHRAADGPVVSITRYGNVMYSRGSVIPVFIEQIRQGRPLTVTDPRMTRFLMSLDESVDLVEYAFTQSEPGDLFVRKAPASTVEDLARAVASLFGDDDPEIRVIGTRHGEKLYESLLSREELQKADDHGDYYRVPLDARSLEYELFFDQGETEVVDDDYTSRNCERLDVEGVKRLLLQLPPVRRALAEAGRDAKPQP, from the coding sequence GTGACGAGTTCACAGGGCCCGGTCCTGGTCACCGGGGGCACCGGGTCGTTCGGCTCGACGATGGTGCGACGGCTGCTCGACACCGACATCGAGGAGGTGCGCATCCTGAGCCGCGACGAGTCGAAGCAGGACACGATGCGCCGCGAGCTCGCGGACGGTCGGGTGAAGTTCCACGTGGGTGATGTGCGGGACCCCCGCAGCGTCGAGGACGCCGTCAACGGGGTCCGCCACATCTTCCACGCGGCCGCGCTGAAGCAGGTCCCGAGCTGTGAGTTCTTCCCTCAGCAGGCGGTGTTCACCAACGTCAACGGCAGCGACAACGTCATCCGGGCCGCCGAGCGTGCGGGCGTCGAGTCGGTGGTGTGTCTCAGCACCGACAAGGCGGTCTACCCGATCAACGCCATGGGGATCTCCAAGGCGATGATGGAGAAGGTGGCCCAGGCGCACGCGCGCCACCGCGCTGCAGACGGACCGGTCGTCTCGATCACCCGCTACGGCAACGTGATGTACAGCCGGGGATCGGTGATCCCGGTGTTCATCGAGCAGATCCGGCAGGGCCGGCCCCTCACGGTCACCGATCCGAGGATGACCCGGTTCCTGATGTCGCTCGACGAGTCCGTCGACCTGGTGGAGTACGCCTTCACCCAGTCCGAGCCCGGTGACCTGTTCGTGCGCAAGGCGCCCGCCTCGACCGTCGAGGACCTGGCGCGGGCCGTGGCCTCCCTCTTCGGCGACGACGACCCCGAGATCCGGGTGATCGGCACCCGGCACGGGGAGAAGCTCTACGAGTCGCTGCTGAGCCGCGAGGAGCTGCAGAAGGCGGACGACCACGGCGACTACTACCGGGTCCCGCTCGACGCCCGCTCGCTCGAGTACGAGCTCTTCTTCGACCAGGGCGAGACCGAGGTGGTCGACGACGACTACACCTCGCGCAACTGCGAGCGGCTCGACGTCGAGGGCGTCAAGCGACTGCTCCTCCAGCTGCCACCGGTGCGCCGCGCGCTGGCCGAGGCCGGTCGCGACGCGAAGCCGCAACCGTGA